The window AGTGGctgaaatgaaagacaaaaaaaattcaagtctAGTTTGAATGAGAGCACTGATTTCAATGgcaattcaaacaaacaaaagaatttaaaaaaaattcagaatctaGATAAGAAAATCCATGACATGGGTGagaattttttcaaaaaactaaCAGTtactggtggtaaaggaaataaaTGTCATAAATGAGAAACTCAATAAATCAAATAATATACATGTGGAAAGCATCACCAATGGGCTAGATCAAGCAGAAGAAAGAATAtactatattaaacataaagTGGAGGAAATATTATGTTCAGACATCAGTAAGGAAGAAAACTGTAATTAAACTGCTATCTTTAACACATGATCAAGAGATGAATTCTAAGGATACCTAGTGTACAAAAGAAGCTGATATCAAAGTAAAGGAATTTAACCTATTCAACAAATTATAGCTTAAGCTGTCCAAATCTGGGGAAAGATATAACAAGAAAAAAGCCTTTGTGTGTCACATTGTAGTTAAAATGCCTAGACTACCagacaagaaaaatgaaacctaCAACCAAAAAAGGCCAACTTAACTTGTAAAGAAAATTCGTCAGAATACATCAGACACCTTAGCAGAAGCCCTAAAAGGCAAGACAACATTATATGATATAAAGGTATGAGACTAAATAACCACCAACCAAGATCAATACATCAACAAAGTTATCCTTTAAAACTAATGGAGATATAAACTCCTTCCAAAATAAACACAATCTGAAAATCAGTTTATAATCAGTTAACCAACATCATAAAGATGAAGTAGAAAGTTAAACACATAATAGCTCAGAAACGTATAcactgcacaaaaaaaaaaacagaaacagaggaaTTAGAAAAGTACTAAATATGTTCAATTCATTAAATCagatagaagagaagaaaaagaacaaatagcAAAAGAATCAGCCAGGTAAAAAATTACAAGAATCAGTATATACCTAATAGAACTTTAAAAGTAAATGGTCTTAATGGTATAATTGAAAGATGGAGATtgactatattaaaaaatatGATTCAATAGTTTGATGCCTTCAAGAGATATGGCTAACTTTCAAAGTCACAGactgaaattaaaacaaataaaaatgataacagAAAGCAAGTGGAAACTGAAAACAGGCAATGAGTAGCAATGCTGTATCAGACAAAAGTGAAcctcaaattaaaattagaaaataaattagaagtgactatatatttatatatatatttgagtaaGGGAAAAAATCCATCAAGAACATATATGATTATACATTACTAGTTGCCAAAATATTGAGGCATCAAATTCCATAAAACAGCCTTACTTCACAAATTGAGACAGAGAGATCCAGATACAATTATAGACAATCACTTCAACACTAAACTTGTATCAATACACAGATCTTCTGGACAAAAAACACTCCACCCTCCTCTGTGGGAAAAGCCAGGAGAATACTCCAGAAAGAATGGTGCAGACATCCACCATCATGGGTGAATATCCTGCTACCAAGTCCCACTTAGGCAGAGAGAAGATTGATTAAACTCTGTCCCATCCCAAAGGCACTCAGGCCCGAGTGAAGAACATGTGACTACAATCCTCACCAAGATAGTGAGCAAAAACCTACCCCAAAATACAGTATACCAACAGCATCTTGAATCCAGGATGCATGATTTGTATCCAGAGCCCACAGGGACAAAAGTGGCAGAAATTTGCTAACAACCAAGGTGCTGAATGGCATCCTATTCAAACCAGCTCCTTGAGTTGATCCTCACACTGGGAGTTCGAATAGTCCTCTGGGGAGAACTTGGTGGGAAGAAATTAAACTTCTACAAAGACAGAGTACTAATGAAATTTAGGAcctcttatatttcatttttcttctattaatttgtttgtttgggaattttttttaatctccattttCTCTAAAGTGTAGGGCACTTAACTTAGTATCAGCACGTGGCTTTGCTGTTTAGAATTGTAATTGTAACTGCAGTATAATTAAGGGATCGATACCTCTCACTTTTAGGGTTTCCTTTGTTCACTGGAATAGTGtatggtttctttttctctttcctctctctttttaaaattcattcctTGTCCTCTTTttcatcttctctttcctctttacccttgtatttttttttccttactgacCTCTGGAAAACTATTCCTTTGGTTCAGCTTAAGCAGCTCATATTTATCTAAATCACTTTTTactgaaattttcattttatttgagtgTAGGGTTTGAAAGTAGTCCCTCATGTAATTATTACCCTCAGGTAATAATaaataggcttgagccaccatgtttGGATGCCTGGGCCAATTTTGAGCTTCAACCTCCAGAATCTGAAATCCTACTTACATTTCTAATTTTGTttactgattttaattttaaagcaCAAGATGTTGGGACTTCAATTACTTTAGCTCTCTGACCATGGTTTTAGACACTCAAGATACTCTGATTCCATGTAGCTCTCTGTGCACGATCTGGATGATGTCTGGCAATTCAGCCACATGCCTaacaactcagagcctgggacctTGGGGTATCTTAGATGTTCACAGATCCCTACAAGTAGGGAGGCTTATTGAATTGCACCAAAGAAATATTACATGGAATTTGGAGGGAAGGAACTGGACTTACTGGGGATCTCTGGGTTTTCCCACTCCCTGGCAAGCAACTCCCTAGCAAGTAGAAAACTCATAcatcatacccccctctctcctccccctttcccttccccccagccaggtgttcagttcattttcaccaaacagttttgcaagtattgcttttgtagttgtttgtcttttttaccctgtgtctctcaattttggtattccctttcaatttcctagttctaataccagtatagacggtttccaatatactcagataagattacagagatagtgtaggtaccacaacaggaaggtgatacaagaacctcatcaataatagaagctacagatacagatgggacattgaaagtagttacgactgtgatataacaatcgtttccataacacttaacatcatcttatgtgttcataagggtatagctattgggctcttgtgatgctctgctatgactttcctaaacctgtactaattattcccaataagggagaccgtatgagggacaaggtaacaaacagtacaagaaatgtatccaatgcctaacgtatgaaacagtaacctctctgtacatcagtttgataataaaaatttgaaaagaaaataaaagaaaactcataCATCAATAGCCTTCTCTTTAGGGGTCCAAAATCCCCAAAGAGTTTGTAAACCTAAATCTTTGTTGAATTGTTTTTCCTGTTTCAATGGCAAGAAATGATTGTATTTTTCTCACAAACTATGTAGCCATATATACACTCACTCCTGTCCCCAAGCTGATATTCATAGCTCAACTGTTTTCTAAAGTACTCATGTTTGTTTATTCGCCAATTTGAAACCTGCATTATTTTGTTGGCTTCATTTTCTCTGTTATCACTATGCCTGAATAGAACAGATACTTAGTAAAAAGTAGTTGGCAGGATAGATTTGTTCATGCCATTAACAAATATTTCCTTCCTGAACACAGTCTAGTCTATATACTGGTTTGGTTCAAGAACTGCCAACTCAGATGGAATTATTTGGATCCAATACTTTGGATGCATGTGCTGGTACCAGAAAtgctaacacacacaaaaaagtggagAAACGAGGTAGACCCAAGGAATCCTGAAAACTGGGTTATAGgaggctcactcttgtaatcctatctattccacagaccaaaatccagaagatcatggttcacagcacAGACCTAAATCTACACTAAATCTGACACATTCTAActtcagttgaccagcaaaacgCTGTACAAccagcatggcttaagtggtagagtacaagccaaaCAATCAAGCATAGCAAGCATGAGggccactgagttcaaaccttagtactaagcaaaaacagaacaaaatccaGCAGTTCATGGAACTTCTAAGAATACACCTGGATGTTCATAGTTCTAGTGAACAAACTGCCTTTCAACTCCCTAAAAATTGTGCTTGAGGAGACTCAGGGATCCCCAGTTTCATGGAAtgtcctctttttttatttattctacaACTCTGATTCTATGGTTATTTCCATTCTCTCCAAACTGTGTAGTTATATAGACCTTCATTAATCCTTCTGATTCACATGTTTAAACCTGGTTTATGTTCCTGTAGAAGCTCTAGTGCTTGAATAATATAATCTCCAAAGGAAGAGATCAACAAATCAAATTTTACcaaatgcattttaaattttattcgtCAACAAGAATTGAGGTTTTATGTATTGAACTGGGCAAAAATAGGAATGTTATAAATAGTGGAACAACAGGTACCATCTTCAAGGAAGTATCTTGACATCTTGCAAGTTGTAGGGTTTCAGAAACCTGACCCAGCTCTTAGCTGAGTCAAACTGGTTCTTAAGCCAGGGAGggtaactggtggctcacaatgaAAAAGCAGTAATCTCAACCAGAATCTCCTGATATAGCAATCATGCTAACATGTGTGTAGATGAGACTTGCTTCATATAGAAAAGGAGATATAGTGTCAAACAGGCCTGCTGAGTCCTGTTAGAAAACTGGACCCTTTGTCCTGAGTCCTGGTCAGACAGTTGAATCATTTATGCTTCAAATTTCCACCTTCAGCAACCATTGGGTATTCTAGATTTAGAATGCAAGAATCTGGTGGACCTTTCAAATCCCAGTGTCCTACATTTCATGGGTCAACATTTCCCAGTGGTTGATGTTGCCAAGAGTGGCTTGGTTCTTGATGAGTTGGTGGCACCAATGCCTATTAACTAGGAAATTTTCCAGCCAGGAGTTACTGGTGTGGCAATATTCAAAACACTGTGTGCTGTGTGAGTCGCTATAAGAGGCTTGTTGGATAGTGATGGCTGGGTTCACTACAGACCAAGATCATTATCTTGGCCATATGTCCTGAATGCACAACAGTGTCAACTAGGAAGTTGCACTGGAGGAGCAGTTAAGATAGTAGATCGTGATGATAGGGATGCTAGATGGCTCAGAGATAAATTATCAGATTGTCTATAAAACACCCTTAATGTGGGGTGAGGAAGTGCTCCTGTATTGGTCGGATGGTGGCTGGTATTGGGACTGGGTCCCTGCATGGATTGTGACTGCATAAACTGATTGTTGAGGTCTTGCATGTTGGAAATAGTGCCACTGTGTGGCATGTGATCAGAAACAGGAGGGGCTAGCTTCAATGCAGAGAGGCTATTTGTTAAGAgcaaaggagataaaaaaaaaaatgatgcctcTGAAGGAGGGATTGTAGCCATCATGTTATCATTGTCCACAAATGGTTTAGTTGGTGGGAAGGCACCACCTCCAGGAATGGGGACAATGGATGGGCCCATACTGGGTAGGACCCAGAGAGCATCACATGTGGGGATGGAAGCACTGTGTTGCTGCTGTATAACAGGGAAGACACTGGTGGTCCAAGGATCATTTTGAGGGACCAAGGGTTGGGAAGGAAAGGATTCCCTGTGAAGGTGGGTTGGTGGGGGCTGGCCCTATCCCAAGTTACCCCTGATATAAGCTACAGGAGAACTAGTGAATTAGATAGATGTAGGATGTTGGGGAGCTGGTAGAGACTGACCCCATAGCTAGATGTCCCTGATGCGTGCTATAGAGCACCTAGGGAAATGGCTAAGAGTAGGGTGTAGGGAGGCCAGTGGGATCCAGGCCCATCATTAACTCCCCCTGGTGTATGCTGCAGACAACCTGGAGAAATGGATGTAGATGCACTGCTGGGTACTTAGCCATTCAGAATTTGTTCCTGGTGAATGCTACAGGGCAGCTGGGGAAATGGATAAGGATAGGGTAAAAGGGGACAGTGGGGACTGGGCCCATCATGGCATGATGCTGACGCGTACTACAGAGGACCTGGGGAAATGGATAGGGGTAGGGCATAGTGGGATGGTGAGTACCAGCCCATTCAGCAAGTATACTTGTTGAAGGATACAGGGGACCTGGTGAAATGGGGAGGTATAGGTGGACTGACGGGTATTGGCCCATTCAGAAAGTGTCCCTGTTGCAAACTATTGGGTACCTCAGGAAATGCATGGGAGTTATTGGTGGAGACTGAGGGAGATGTGAAAATGAGCATCTCAGAAGGTGGTGTGGTATCCATACAAACAATATCATCTGTGGCTGGCTACATGGTCACATAAGAGGATATGCTGGCAGTAAGAATAACCAATATAGTGGTGGTAGTGTTCACATTAATGGGCAGTGGAACTACAGGAAGGGTAGGGAGGGAAAGAGTAGGAGGAGAATcagaaccctaaccctaaccctgggATGATTGGAAAAAATACAACACCTATGGCATTGTCTGTGTTAAATCTTGTTGCTTAAATCTTAAATCTTGTTGTTAAATCTGTTGCTTTGGCTCCCAACATTGCAGTAATTGTCTCTCTCATGAGGAATTATTTGCATCATGTCATGATGCAAGCTCATGAATGACAGAAAGGTTTAGAagtatttacatgtatatacatatctgtatttgtgtatatttatatacattttcctgaaaataacatGCATACATATCTGGGTATTATTTCActttgtttctgagacagggtctcactaggaTTCAAACTCACAATGCTCCTGCCTTAGACTCCCATGACAAATGTATTGTTTTAAGAATCTTTTAAAAAGAACACTTACATATTTCTGATAACACGATTTTGACAGCAGTGACATTCTCAAAGAGATCAAAAAAGATCAGAGCTAACAAACAGGAAATCAAGGAAAATGGCACCGGAGTATACTTAAGGTGAAAATAGTTCTTTGTTAATTAATCTATTATATGGAATCTTCAGATTCTCATGTTGGTTAAACAGAGTAAATACTTTCTAAAGTTTCTTCACCTAGAAAGGAAAACACCAGCTGAACTAAAACATGGTAGTAATCTTAGAACTTTATGGATTACAGGAAAATGGACTAGTATTGTTGTTATATTGAAACAAGTTCAATGTAGTGGGTCTGAGTATTTTAACCTTGCTTCATTGTGTTCCTTCAatgaaatctgaggctcaatTGCTTCATATTCCTTTTAGGagggatccttccttccttcccttgttcctttcttcttcccttttctcttcctctacttCTTGCTCTCCTTCTCCCTGTTTTTTTCCCATCTCTTGCTttatcttctccctctccccttcccttttcctttctccctccttttctccctgacCTTCGTTTTCCTTCTATCATTTTGTGTCTGAGATCAACTAATCCATGCCATAATAATCATTATCAACTTAACAAACTATGCTAGATACTTTAttgttacaaaataaaatttaaagcatgATAAGAAACGCTTAATCTTCAAAAACTTAATAGTAAGAGAAATTGCAAAGAACTGCTTCCTTTTACAGTGTAAAGGGGCACAAGGTAAAGAACAGGAGGAAACAATGTAGTATGGTATTCGAAAAGACAATGTAATTAGCTTTAGGAAATATAATCCTCTGGttattagcctcctgaataactgggaattacaggtatgatccacctgTACCTAGTTATGTCCTCTTACACAGAAATGCAGAGATCAGGGTTGCTACTCTTGCCTGTGGATTGAAAACTACAAGTCTTACTTTGTTTCTACCAAGTACACAGCAGGAGATTTGAGAACCTTATGTAGACATTTCTACCCTCTCTGCTGCGtttttctcctcctctgtttCTGACAAGGAGGATCTGTATATCTGTGTGACTTGCTATTTTGGTTGTTCCTTCATGGGCACACATTTCCCGAGATAATTAAAGTGATTCTGACTGGCCCAGTAATAAGGCTTGGACCTCAAGATTGTTTCTCCTTTGGCATTCCTGAAGGAATCTATAATCATTTAATCCTGtgtaccaaaacaaacaagtgtATTTTAAACCTAATGCTCAATCTTGAAGGCCatgtttcttttctgtctctcatatggcacattttctttgtaatatggaggtcagatctggccaacaccatcattggctgttgataggtgtcagattgactccatctcagattagttaaagagggaAGAAgctaactccatctccactatctccccacccctgagcttcagagttgagggccacGCCCCATCTGCTTCAAATCCCTGGAAGATTCCCCTTGTAAACAATAgtaccccacacacacccctgctaAAGCCACATGacaattctaactagagtgatagGTTGGCTCAAGCAGATAGtatgtaacaggttgtaactccGATGGCCACCTgtatgtgacctggcatgctctgtaagtgtcataacctcattggccacctgcgtatggcaggcttgaccatgtggtatttctaccatcttgtcttgatgggtatgtctggattcctacaggaaaggaagtcccatccccaggtatgGGTGTTCCTAAATCCCAAGAGACAAGggcgggcacatggcctataggttactgaacctgtttatcaagtgcttggaactggaagcttcctgtgactcagccccctgacctgaccctatttaggggggcaggccagctcaggtgccattaggCCAGCCACATGTCTCCATATTCGCATCTTGTGTCTGTCctccccatggcatcccaattcagctctccactggagctgaattggtttgttggtacttagaaatcttctggaagtaagcctctgtgccactgtcctgttttgtgtcatatgtttttctgaaacctacgaccagtccatctggaacttccccaataaatttgtctttttctcgagactgtctctgagtggtggaaccttggagggacagggaatccccttcctcgaaccccataacattcTTGTAACCGAGAGTCTTTTAATGTCCCTTTTGTATTGATGGATCAAATCCTTTCTGAGTTCCTTCATCTCAGTTCTTGATATAACTGCTATTTCCTTAGCAAGCGTCTAGCTCCTGATGAATCAACCTGTCCTCCATACTTCCTCATCTTCTTGTATTCAATATTCGGCTTTTACATATAGTAGTTAGCATCAATTAAGAGTATTTACGCATATCATGTatcaaaatgctggaaatagTATGTCATGGACATGAATTAATGTCTAACCATTAAACTGTTTGCCAGAGAGGTATGTAACTGTGCAGTAATGTATGCCTGATTCCTGGGAGAGTGACTGGTTTTTGTCTGGCACTCACTATTTAAACTAAACTATTTCTTTCTAGGTGGGATCCAACTGCACAAACAGTCCAACCTATTTTCTTTACTTCCCATTGGCCATGGCTTAGCTGGGAAAACCTAGAGGGAGCCTAACTACCACAATACAACAACATAAAAGCAGGTCACAGAAATAGATACTACAAGGGACTAGGAGGCAAAGATGGTGTGGATGCTGCCATCTCCCCAGAAACTTGGGAGGTGCTTCAAATCCTGTGTACCTGAGAGTGCCTGAGAAAGAAATGACTGGTAAATGAACCAATCTCATTCTGTCCTTTCATCTGAGAGTAACAGGAGCGCCTAGGAAAAGAAATCACTCATCCAAAGTTAAACACAATGTTAGGGACAGCTCTAGGACATATCATCCAACACAAAAATAGCCCTTTTACCATATCACGCACTTAAAGTTCACAACACATTTTCTCTGAATATTCTTCGACTTTACTTCTGAGGttagaaatatatttcatttattttaaatcctgagagagaaaaaattaaCATCCACTTCGTGGACAGTAGAACATACAGAATATTGTACTACCCTTTCCCTGAATCCTAGAAGTCTGGGCAGCTCGGGAGGTGGTTTTCACCCAGCCTGACCATGGTGGAGCTTTGTAAACTGCAGTTGTCATGGCCATGCAGTGGGCCCATAGGAGACATAAGCACTGCTTCATTCTTTTCAACATGGAGAAGAATTCCCTACTGAGGACTAAGACAGCAACTCTTGAGAGTAAAGGCTTTCCTGATGTTCTCTGCAGTGCACAGTACCATTGCTCCATTGCTAGGTTGACTTCTCTCCTTACTGGACTACTCCTTATGCTCTACCTGAATTTTGAGCTCACTCTCAGAATCTTCTAGGCCTTTGGCCTCTGTATCCCATGGGTGGGAAAGACGGACATAACATAATGTCTTTGACTCCACAACTTGAGCAAGTGGCTTAGGTATTGAAATTAGAACCTAGCATCTTTGTTGAAGAGTCTTtcatgcttgggggggggggggggcgggggggcgctcCAGCATTTCCTAGAAGCCAAGTGGCAGTATAGACGTTTCTCTGGAGATGCCAAAGGAACATTCCCCAGATGGAGTCTTTTGGCTTCTGGCAGAGGGTACCTCCTCTTATGGGTCCTGTGGTGACTGGCTGAAGAAGGCACCTGCTGGAGATACAAGTTGGCTATCCTAAGGTATAAGCCCAGGTCCTGTACTATTAACCCTCCTAGGTAAGATTTGGCAGTGAAATCCACAAATACATTTACTGAGAATATTTCTCAATACAGTGAATTTTGTGTGTATGATCAGCAAAATGGAGAAGTAGCCAGAGCcattcctgtttccatctcttgtgGTAGTTGAGGATACACTGCTCAGCTTGGCCCTTTGTGATATCAACTGGCATGTACCTCAGAAGAGATGTGCATATGGGCTGCCGGTAATGGCAAGTtcaaatcaaaacacaaaaagccTTCCAAGGGCCCACAAGCCAATGGCAGCCCACTGGATTTCTAGCTCCTGGAGCCTTACCCACTACTGCCCCTTGCAGGTGTTGCCTGGCGCTAGAAAGCTGGATATCTGGACCTGTGTTTAGCCCTTATTTATACTTTTCCAGTAGTCTAGGATGGTCTTGAGCTAGGTATACTTTCTCCAAGGACACCCTGGTGGCACCTGCTTCTCTGTGGTTTCTAGTTGTGAGCAGAGGACCAGTGCCATAAGCTGACTAGCTGCCACTATCACCAACATCTTTTCCTGCCTGACAAGTTCTGCTCACTTTCTTTTATACATTTGGTAAATCAACATCTAAGCCTCACATGCTATTTCTGGTCACACAGAGCCAGGTTGTAGACTGGCTGGGCCACTTGCCATTGGCCAATAAAATAAATGCTATGCATTAAAAATTAGTACCAGAAGAGGGAAGATATTGTAAGCAATTAGTGACTGATATAAATGAAGATGCTCATTCAACTGTTACTCATTGAGAGGTATCCCTTTGTCATGTCCCAGCTACAGAAATGGTTCTGTTCTTGCCCTCATTAATGTTACATCTAAGACAAGGAAGATTAACACAAGATCTCAAAATCCATAGGGTACTATAAAGGAATTAAAGCATGTCAAAGATTAATTGTATAGTACAGAGTACAGAAACTGCTTATCTGAATAAGCTAAGACAAGCAAGAAGACAGCCATGAAAACAGATTTTATCCTTAGTTATATGATAAACCACTAAAGAACTTTAAACCAGGGAAGAAGGGGGGTAAATTTTTCCTTCCTAAAAGGCAATTAGATGAGGGCAGAATTATAAAATGCCTAAGGTAAATATTTGAATAtctccagcagaaaaaaaaaattgtatcttaACTAAATCTAAATTTACCTCTATATAGGCGGGTAGACCTACAAATACCACAATATGAGAGCTTAACTTTTATTGTGTCAACTTcaggcaacattttttttttgtttatgtggaactgaggaattgaacccagggctccatgcatgctaggcaagcactctaccactaagccacattcccagaccatcaGGCAACAATTTTAATTGTTACTACTTTCCTCATCAATAAAGCCATGGCACTCCCTTTCATGTCTAAGAAtatagtgaaaaagaaaattaaaaaaaaaatttctggaaaGCAAatatagaaatggaaagatttttttaaacatcttcTAACTTTTAACTAGGTGgctaaatattttatacatgaagATATGGAACTTTGAGACATCTTGTATAGAAAAGTAAAGATTTTGACAATTATAAAAGCTTGAGGTGTGTGCTCGTTCGGTGCGGACCGGGGGCCTCTTTTGTGAAGCGGCATCTGAGGAGACTCCGGCGCTCGCGATGGCCGACGAAAAGCCCAAGGAAGGAGTCAAGACTGAGAACAACGATCATATTAATTTGAAGGTGGCGGGGCAGGATGGTTCTGTGGTGCAGTTTAAGATTAAGAGGCATACACCACTTAGTAAACTAATGAAAGCCTATTGTGAACGACAGGGTTTATCGATGAGGCAG is drawn from Perognathus longimembris pacificus isolate PPM17 chromosome 10, ASM2315922v1, whole genome shotgun sequence and contains these coding sequences:
- the LOC125358643 gene encoding small ubiquitin-related modifier 2, which codes for MADEKPKEGVKTENNDHINLKVAGQDGSVVQFKIKRHTPLSKLMKAYCERQGLSMRQIRFRFDGQPINETDTPAQLEMEDEDTIDVFQQQTGGVY